A portion of the Acanthopagrus latus isolate v.2019 chromosome 21, fAcaLat1.1, whole genome shotgun sequence genome contains these proteins:
- the ocel1 gene encoding occludin/ELL domain-containing protein 1, giving the protein MKSWSRKFKRQEPDGVVGSSSSERNSISDPPVPVWVTHTPTPDNITDDGDANSTGRTSSTPPYEEKEGDEKKGSMKDRLKSLLPQSWGGILHKWTKESDSFNEGHNRSIQILPNGTRVSPPVSPILERKNWTESLGSSSQNSHRPLLRESPSDDLFDLALREESLLTSIHPAEYYAEKLEVYNQKYSYLKSWPGLLRLLAGLQLLFGGMVFACVIAYIQKDSEWSNSYGLYNGAYNNGLGLSGYSYRGPMTPFILAVAGVSWILTFALLVMGMTMYYRTILLDSPWWPLTEAFINVAMFLLYMSAGIVYLNDLNRGGLCFTTIGVNPIMANLCRVDGGQMAGTAFIFINMAMYLGSFLVCLKMWRHEAARREREYFENQPREEFHQSIPLTNQQIKRISFRDEVDKFPRQDCTRQHAPAPDVHKNTVSLNRTTASEYTPKVHIIADYVIKYPKISCVEEREKYKAVFNDQFQEYKDLHRDISTTLSKFRELDAAMARLPRDGRSPKERQRIQSILKKYEEKKSDHAFLEKKERCDYLKAKLSHIKNRIRIFDQETMASGQM; this is encoded by the exons ATGAAAAGCTGGAGCAGGAAATTCAAGAGACAAGAGCCGGACGGCGTGGTTGGGTCCTCCTCTAGTGAGAGGAACTCCATCAGTGATCCACCAGTGCCTGTGTGGGTtactcacacacccacacccgaTAATATCACCGATGACGGGGATGCTAACTCCACAGGCCGCACATCCAGCACTCCACCTTATGAAGAGAAAGAGGGCGATGAGAAAAAAGGGAGCATGAAGGACAGGCTGAAGTCCCTTCTCCCTCAGTCATGGGGCGGCATCCTCCATAAATGGACAAAGGAAAGTGACAGTTTTAATGAGGGCCACAACAGAAGCATCCAGATCCTTCCTAATGGGACCAGGGTGAGCCCTCCTGTGAGTCCCATACTGGAGCGCAAGAACTGGACTGAATCACTGGGCAGCTCAAGCCAGAACTCCCATAGGCCTTTGTTAAGGGAGAGCCCGTCTGATGATCTGTTTGATCTGGCCCTGCGAGAGGAATCTCTCCTGACCAGCATCCACCCTGCAGAGTACTACGCTGAGAAGCTGGAAGTCTATAATCAGAAGTACTCTTATCTGAAGTCCTGGCCAGGCCTGCTCAGACTTCTCGCCGGACTCCAGCTCCTCTTTGGGGGCATGGTCTTTGCCTGTGTCATCGCCTACATCCAGAAAGACAGCGAGTGGTCCAACAGCTACGGACTCTATAACGGTGCGTATAACAACGGTCTGGGCTTGTCCGGGTACAGCTACAGAGGTCCTATGACTCCCTTTATCCTGGCTGTAGCTGGAGTCTCCTGGATTCTAACCTTTGCTCTCTTGGTGATGGGAATGACTATGTATTACCGCACCATCCTCCTCGACTCCCCCTGGTGGCCTCTGACGGAGGCCTTCATCAACGTGGCCATGTTCCTGCTCTACATGTCGGCGGGGATCGTCTACCTGAACGACTTGAACCGCGGGGGGCTGTGCTTCACGACAATAGGCGTTAACCCCATCATGGCCAATCTGTGTCGGGTTGACGGGGGCCAGATGGCCGGAACCGCTTTCATCTTCATCAACATGGCAATGTATCTGGGAAGCTTCCTGGTGTGTCTAAAGATGTGGAGGCACGAGGCCGCACGAAGGGAGAGAGAATACTTTGAGAACCAG CCCCGGGAGGAGTTTCACCAGTCCATCCCGCTAACCAATCAACAAATAAAGCGCATATCTTTCAGGGATGAGGTGGATAAGTTTCCACGTCAAGACTGTACCAGGCAACACGCCCCCGCCCCTGATGTCCATAAGAACACTGTCAGTCTGAACAGAACCACAGCGTCTGAATACACCCCCAAAGTACACATCATCGCAGACTACGTCAT AAAGTATCCAAAGATCAGCTGTGTGGAAGAAAGGGAAAAGTACAAAGCTGTTTTCAATGACCAGTTCCAGGAATACAAGGACCTCCACAGAGACATCAGCACCACCCTCAGTAAGTTCAGAGAGCTGGACGCTGCGATGGCTCGACTCCCCAGAGATGGAAGAAGCCCAAAG GAACGGCAGAGGATTCAAAGCATTCTGAAGAAGtatgaggagaagaagagc gacCACGCCTTCCTGGAGAAGAAAGAACGCTGTGACTATTTAAAAGCCAAATTAAGTCACATCAAGAACAGAATCCGCATTTTTGATCAGGAAACGATGGCGAGTGGTCAGATGTGA